One part of the Arabidopsis thaliana chromosome 4, partial sequence genome encodes these proteins:
- a CDS encoding PttA/En/Spm family plant transposase, with product MSEMDEDGPQVSDNSSQHSTHRTLIIDEKNKIFLKCTHIDDKGNPFGLGSLLETLNKRKRKESYASSSTSTVAQLQEQLQLKISEQEEQNAKLDEEHRQSQSRIASLEKLVLFMKEKRS from the exons ATGTCTGAAATGGATGAGGATGGTCCTCAAGTGTCTGATAATTCCTCGCAACATTCAACTCATCGTACGCTCATCATTGATGAAAAGAATAAGATTTTTCTTAAG TGTACTCATATAGATGACAAAGGGAACCCTTTTGGCCTTGGATCGCTTCTAGAGACactgaacaaaagaaaaaggaaagagagttATGCAAGCTCTTCTACTTCAACTGTTGCGCAACTTCAAGAGCAGCTGCAGCTCAAGATATCTGAACAAGAGGAGCAAAATGCAAAACTTGATGAGGAGCATCGCCAATCTCAATCTCGGATAGCCAGCTTGGAGAAGCTCGTCCTCttcatgaaagaaaaaagatccTGA